In the Granulosicoccus antarcticus IMCC3135 genome, CAAAGTATGCATAGGCGATCGCACATGGGTAGGTGCCGGCGCAGTAGTTGTTCAAAACATCCGGATGGGTAGCGATTCAATCATTGGCGCGGGTGCAACCGTGCTTGAGGACATCCCCGATGATGTGGTGGCAGTCGGCTGCCCTGCCCGTCAAATAAAATCCGCACCCTGTGTTTCACGAAAACCTGCCAATTCGCTTCGGCAGGATTCGAAATAACCTACGGCTCTAACTACCCAGCCTGGTTGGCAAGATTACTGATGCGCATCATTCACACAATTCCATACCTCGGACAAATCTGTTCGAGTCTGGACTAACACAAAAGCCAGTTGAGCAAGGCATCGATCAGATCAGGAGCATTGACATTGAATTACTACTATGAAGAAAACACATGGGGTGAACGCTTCATACCAGACCTGAACCGAACCGTTTTCCAGAACGCCAGTGCCGCGAGCTACTTCGAGAATGAACTGGATTTTGACCTACTGGAGCCAAACAAGCTCACGATAATCGTTGGTAGCGACTCCGGCCTGCTTTACAAATACCTATGCTCTCAGCCGATTCCCGCAAGCTCACGCATTATCATCATAGAACCGGCAGACGTTTTTGAAATCGTCAATGAAGAATGCCAGCAATGGCTATCCACACAAGCCCCACAAACTGCTGAACCTGTCGTCAGTCTGCATCTAGTAGAAAATCTGGACTCGGAAGTACTGAATGATAGTGATACCGCCTTCTTTTTCGCAGGCAAGATTCAACAGACGCAAGCCAAATGCGCCACCCAGGATTACCAGAACATCTACTACCCGCTGTATAGAGAAGTCCGTGAAATACTCGCTACGCGGGCTCATGTCCTACAGAATCGATACAGCATAAAGTTGTATGTCGAACAGCAGATGAACAACTGCATCGATAATCACACCCCCATGCGTGCACAACCGGACTTCGGAAAAGATCGCGTGGCTGTCATCATGGGTGGGGGTCCGTCGCTGGATGATCAGCTTGACTGGATTGTTCACAACCGATCAAAAATATTCCTGATTGCCGTTTCACGTATCTGTGGCAAGCTGCATAAACTACACCTGATTCCTGATATGGTCGTTGCCGTGGACTCACACCCGGTGACCTATGCTGCCGCCAAGATGGGGACACACTGGGAACATGTGCCTCTGGCATCCAGCTACCATGTCGCTCATGAGTTGCTTAAACAGTGGCGAGGTCCTCACTACTTCCTGGGTTATCGATACCCATGGGAAGCGATGAACCGCGAACCGACCGATACGGTCGAATCAGTAGGACCGACGGTTGGACATAGTGCGATCGTACTGGCAGAAAGACTGGGCTTCAGCACCATCTTGCTTGCAGGCATTGACCTTTGCCTGAACGCAAGTGGAGGCTCGCATGCGCAAGGTACACCCGAAGCGGAACTCCTGAAGCTACCTGGCACCTACGAGGCACGAGTAACAACCTACGCAGGCAACCAGGCAGGTATTCCCCTTGGTTTTTATCGAGGTATTGACTCGCTGAACACTATCGGCCAGGAAATAAACCAGCATTCTGACAAGTTATTCAATCTGAACATTGATGCTGCAAAAATCCCCTCTATCAAGTATCTCAATGCCAAAAACGTCACCCTGCCTGAAAGCAAGCCCAGGTTCGATACCAGTGAGTATGCAGAACTGACAACCGACCAGCTCAGTGCATTGGCAAAGAAGCTCATGGGTCACAAGCGAGAATTCGAGAAAATCAAGGATATTGCTTCGAAAGCCAAAGCGTGTATTGATCAAATCTATGGCAAGAATGGCAAACCACCTAATCCTGAATACCATCAACGACTGGATGCGCTAGAGGCTCGCTTGAATAAAGTCAGTTCCTACGCAATCGACACAGTTCGCTACTTCATGGCACCCGAGTTTGCGCAGTTGCGCAAACCGAGCGGATTTGATGCGATGGAAGAAGACGACATGGAACTATGGGTGCGGCAATACTACAAAATCACCCATCGCGGAGCCAGATACTTTCAGCAAGCACTTGAAAGCTCGCTGGAGACCATTGAACTACGCAAGGCGGAACAGTCAAGCACACCTGACATTGACTACTTGATCAAGAAGTGGACGGATGTGAAAACACCTGGCCGTGTTTCAATTTTTCGTGAAAACCTGCTTGAATACGCAACCGACGATCAGATAATTCTTCTTCAACAATCTGATAGTGCCTATTTCCAGTCTTTGCTGACAAAAGACGAAGTCCACGAAAAACTGGTTGTACACAACTACGGTACCATCAGAAAAACCATGCAGTCTTTGAGGTATCTTCGCGACAAAAAATGCGTGTCCGACTTGCAATCCTATTATGAAAAACTCAAGGATATGGAATGGCCTTATGGGACTATTGCGAGTTTCATCAAAGGTAATCTCGCCGAAATCAACGCTGAAAACGAATTATCCATAGAACAGTATCAGAAGGTCATTGATAACTGCGGCGAACAACTGAACGCAGGCGATGAAACACTGGAATCGATTGGTACCTTGATCGAAGAATCGCTGACCAATCTGACACGCATCTATCTGGACCAACAGGACGGTGATTCAGCTGCCAGCACTCTGGGTACATTGTGCGAAATTACGCCACAGTACATTCCATCCTATGCCAATCTTCTGAACCTGCTAGGTAACTACGAATCTGCGGTGGAGCTGTTGGAGATCTACCTGGCCAACTTCAAGCACGACTATCGAGCAGCTCGACAACTGGTGCAGTTGCACAAAAACATGGGCAACAATGAAGCGCATCAGAAAGCGGTTCAACTGGCTGAAGGTATCCGCAACAAAAACACGTTAACGACCAAGGCCGCCTAGTCCGTTTTTCTTGAGCGATCGTCTTCCCAGGAACCTCGGTGTTTAACACGCCTGGAATTGCGAGCTCATGAAACACTCGCCAACATGGCTAGCTTATCTTTCACACACGCTGGGCAAGGCGTGTTACCTGGCGTTATTCCACGCAGCTAGCATAGAACTTGCTGTGCTATTACAAAGCCCTCCTGAATGTACGAATACACTTACAACACTAGGTGCCTTGCACGCGGCATGTAGCATGATTTCAGAAAACCTACCTTGAATCTACTTTCTATCAATAACATCAGCAAGCGATGAGCACTATTGCGATTCACCAACCACAGTATTTGCCGTGGTTACCTTACTTTCAGAAAATCTCGGATGCTGATCATTTTGTTCTTCTGGATAACGTTCAGTATGATAAGAGGGGCCTGCAAAACAGAAACCA is a window encoding:
- a CDS encoding 6-hydroxymethylpterin diphosphokinase MptE-like protein encodes the protein MNYYYEENTWGERFIPDLNRTVFQNASAASYFENELDFDLLEPNKLTIIVGSDSGLLYKYLCSQPIPASSRIIIIEPADVFEIVNEECQQWLSTQAPQTAEPVVSLHLVENLDSEVLNDSDTAFFFAGKIQQTQAKCATQDYQNIYYPLYREVREILATRAHVLQNRYSIKLYVEQQMNNCIDNHTPMRAQPDFGKDRVAVIMGGGPSLDDQLDWIVHNRSKIFLIAVSRICGKLHKLHLIPDMVVAVDSHPVTYAAAKMGTHWEHVPLASSYHVAHELLKQWRGPHYFLGYRYPWEAMNREPTDTVESVGPTVGHSAIVLAERLGFSTILLAGIDLCLNASGGSHAQGTPEAELLKLPGTYEARVTTYAGNQAGIPLGFYRGIDSLNTIGQEINQHSDKLFNLNIDAAKIPSIKYLNAKNVTLPESKPRFDTSEYAELTTDQLSALAKKLMGHKREFEKIKDIASKAKACIDQIYGKNGKPPNPEYHQRLDALEARLNKVSSYAIDTVRYFMAPEFAQLRKPSGFDAMEEDDMELWVRQYYKITHRGARYFQQALESSLETIELRKAEQSSTPDIDYLIKKWTDVKTPGRVSIFRENLLEYATDDQIILLQQSDSAYFQSLLTKDEVHEKLVVHNYGTIRKTMQSLRYLRDKKCVSDLQSYYEKLKDMEWPYGTIASFIKGNLAEINAENELSIEQYQKVIDNCGEQLNAGDETLESIGTLIEESLTNLTRIYLDQQDGDSAASTLGTLCEITPQYIPSYANLLNLLGNYESAVELLEIYLANFKHDYRAARQLVQLHKNMGNNEAHQKAVQLAEGIRNKNTLTTKAA